A window from Citrobacter amalonaticus encodes these proteins:
- the lpdA gene encoding dihydrolipoyl dehydrogenase, whose translation MSTEIKTQVVVLGAGPAGYSAAFRCADLGLETVIVERYSTLGGVCLNVGCIPSKALLHVAKVIEEAKALAEHGIVFGEPKTDIDKIRTWKEKVITQLTGGLAGMAKGRKVKVVTGLGKFTGANTLEVEGENGKTVINFDNAIIAAGSRPIQLPFIPHEDPRVWDSTDALELKSVPKRLLVMGGGIIGLEMGTVYHALGSEIDVVEMFDQVIPAADKDIVKVFTKRISKKFNLMLETKVTAVEAKEDGIYVSMEGKKAPAEAQRYDAVLVAIGRVPNGKNLDAGKAGVEVDDRGFIRVDKQLRTNVPHIFAIGDIVGQPMLAHKGVHEGHVAAEVIAGMKHYFDPKVIPSIAYTEPEVAWVGLTEKEAKEKGISYETATFPWAASGRAIASDCADGMTKLIFDKETHRVIGGAIVGTNGGELLGEIGLAIEMGCDAEDIALTIHAHPTLHESVGLAAEVFEGSITDLPNAKAKKKK comes from the coding sequence ATGAGTACTGAAATCAAAACTCAGGTCGTGGTACTTGGGGCAGGCCCCGCAGGTTACTCTGCAGCCTTCCGTTGCGCTGATTTAGGTCTGGAAACCGTAATCGTTGAACGTTACAGCACCCTCGGTGGTGTTTGTCTGAACGTCGGCTGTATCCCTTCTAAAGCACTGCTGCACGTAGCCAAAGTTATCGAAGAGGCCAAAGCGCTGGCAGAACACGGTATCGTCTTCGGCGAGCCGAAAACCGATATCGACAAGATTCGTACCTGGAAAGAAAAAGTAATCACTCAGCTGACCGGCGGTCTGGCTGGCATGGCGAAAGGCCGTAAAGTGAAAGTGGTTACCGGTCTGGGTAAATTCACCGGGGCGAACACCCTGGAAGTGGAAGGTGAGAACGGTAAAACCGTGATCAACTTCGACAACGCGATCATCGCGGCGGGTTCCCGTCCGATCCAGTTGCCGTTCATTCCTCATGAAGATCCGCGCGTGTGGGATTCCACCGACGCCCTGGAACTGAAATCCGTACCGAAGCGTCTGCTGGTCATGGGTGGCGGTATCATCGGTCTGGAAATGGGTACTGTGTACCACGCGCTGGGTTCAGAGATTGACGTGGTTGAAATGTTCGACCAGGTTATCCCGGCGGCGGACAAAGATATCGTTAAAGTCTTCACCAAACGCATCAGCAAGAAATTCAACCTGATGCTGGAAACCAAAGTGACTGCCGTTGAAGCAAAAGAAGACGGTATTTACGTTTCCATGGAAGGCAAAAAAGCCCCTGCTGAAGCGCAGCGTTATGACGCCGTGCTGGTGGCAATCGGTCGTGTGCCGAACGGTAAAAACCTCGACGCTGGCAAAGCAGGCGTGGAAGTGGACGATCGTGGCTTCATCCGCGTTGACAAACAGCTGCGCACCAACGTGCCGCACATCTTTGCTATCGGCGATATCGTCGGTCAGCCGATGCTGGCGCACAAAGGGGTTCACGAAGGTCACGTTGCCGCTGAAGTTATCGCCGGCATGAAGCATTACTTCGATCCGAAAGTGATCCCATCCATTGCCTACACTGAACCAGAAGTGGCATGGGTAGGTCTGACCGAGAAAGAAGCGAAAGAGAAAGGCATCAGCTACGAAACCGCCACCTTCCCGTGGGCTGCTTCTGGCCGTGCTATCGCTTCCGACTGCGCAGACGGTATGACTAAACTGATTTTCGACAAAGAAACTCACCGCGTCATCGGTGGTGCGATTGTCGGTACCAACGGCGGCGAGCTGCTGGGTGAGATCGGTCTGGCAATCGAAATGGGCTGTGACGCGGAAGACATCGCGCTGACCATCCACGCGCACCCGACTCTGCACGAGTCCGTGGGCCTGGCGGCAGAAGTGTTCGAAGGTAGCATCACTGACCTGCCGAACGCAAAAGCGAAGAAGAAGAAATAA
- the aceF gene encoding pyruvate dehydrogenase complex dihydrolipoyllysine-residue acetyltransferase, translated as MAIEIKVPDIGADEVEITEILVKVGDKVEAEQSLITVEGDKASMEVPSPQAGVVKEIKVSVGDKTETGKLIMIFDSADGAAAAAPAPAEEKKEAAPAAAPAAAAAKDVHVPDIGGDEVEVTEIMVKVGDTVAAEQSLITVEGDKASMEVPAPFAGTVKEIKINTGDKVSTGSLIMVFEVAGAAPAAAPAQAAAPAPAAAPAATGAKDVNVPDIGGDEVEVTEVMVKVGDKVAAEQSLITVEGDKASMEVPAPFAGTVKEIKISTGDKVKTGSLIMVFEVEGAAPAAAAPQQAAAPAPAAASAPAPAAAAPAAKAEGKSEFAENDAYVHATPLIRRLAREFGVNLAKVKGTGRKGRILREDVQTYVKDAIKRAEAAPAAAAGGGIPGMLPWPKVDFSKFGEIEEVELGRIQKISGANLSRNWVMIPHVTHFDKTDITDLEAFRKQQNAEAEKRKLDVKFTPVVFIMKAVAAALEQMPRFNSSLSEDGQRLTLKKYINIGVAVDTPNGLVVPVFKDVNKKSVTELSRELTAISKKARDGKLTAGEMQGGCFTISSIGGLGTTHFAPIVNAPEVAILGVSKSAMEPVWNGKEFVPRLMMPISLSFDHRVIDGADGARFITIINNMLSDIRRLVM; from the coding sequence ATGGCTATCGAAATCAAAGTACCGGACATCGGGGCAGATGAAGTTGAAATCACCGAGATCCTGGTCAAAGTAGGCGACAAGGTAGAAGCCGAACAGTCGCTGATCACCGTAGAAGGCGATAAAGCCTCTATGGAAGTTCCGTCTCCACAGGCTGGCGTTGTCAAAGAGATCAAAGTCTCTGTTGGCGACAAAACAGAGACTGGCAAATTGATCATGATTTTCGATTCCGCTGACGGTGCAGCAGCCGCTGCACCTGCTCCGGCAGAAGAGAAGAAAGAAGCCGCTCCGGCAGCAGCACCTGCAGCTGCAGCAGCGAAAGACGTCCATGTACCCGACATCGGCGGTGACGAAGTTGAAGTGACTGAGATCATGGTCAAAGTGGGCGATACCGTTGCCGCTGAACAGTCCCTGATCACCGTAGAAGGCGACAAAGCTTCTATGGAAGTGCCGGCGCCGTTTGCGGGTACCGTGAAAGAGATCAAAATCAACACCGGCGACAAAGTGTCTACCGGCTCCCTGATCATGGTCTTCGAAGTGGCGGGTGCTGCACCTGCTGCCGCGCCTGCACAGGCCGCTGCTCCGGCCCCGGCTGCTGCACCAGCAGCCACTGGCGCGAAAGACGTTAACGTACCGGATATCGGCGGTGACGAAGTTGAAGTGACCGAAGTGATGGTGAAAGTGGGCGATAAAGTGGCCGCTGAGCAATCACTGATCACCGTTGAAGGCGACAAAGCTTCTATGGAAGTGCCGGCGCCGTTCGCGGGTACCGTTAAAGAAATCAAGATCAGCACCGGCGATAAAGTGAAAACCGGCTCTCTGATTATGGTCTTCGAAGTGGAAGGCGCAGCACCTGCTGCTGCCGCGCCACAGCAGGCTGCCGCACCGGCTCCAGCTGCTGCATCTGCACCTGCGCCAGCTGCCGCTGCTCCGGCCGCAAAAGCCGAAGGCAAATCTGAGTTTGCTGAGAACGATGCTTACGTTCATGCGACCCCACTGATTCGCCGTCTGGCGCGCGAGTTCGGCGTGAACCTGGCGAAAGTGAAGGGCACAGGCCGTAAAGGTCGTATCCTGCGCGAAGACGTTCAGACTTACGTGAAAGACGCTATCAAGCGTGCGGAAGCCGCTCCGGCAGCCGCAGCAGGTGGTGGTATCCCGGGCATGCTGCCATGGCCGAAAGTCGACTTCAGCAAGTTTGGTGAAATCGAAGAAGTGGAACTGGGCCGCATCCAGAAAATTTCTGGTGCTAACCTGAGCCGTAACTGGGTGATGATCCCGCACGTTACCCACTTCGACAAAACCGATATCACCGACCTGGAAGCGTTCCGTAAACAGCAGAACGCTGAGGCTGAGAAGCGCAAACTGGACGTGAAATTCACCCCAGTGGTCTTCATCATGAAAGCGGTTGCTGCGGCTCTGGAACAGATGCCACGCTTCAACAGCTCCTTGTCCGAAGACGGCCAGCGCCTGACGCTGAAGAAATACATCAACATCGGTGTGGCGGTAGATACCCCGAATGGTCTGGTGGTTCCGGTCTTTAAAGACGTGAACAAGAAGAGCGTGACCGAGCTGTCTCGTGAACTGACGGCTATCTCTAAGAAAGCGCGTGACGGTAAGCTGACGGCTGGCGAAATGCAGGGCGGTTGCTTCACCATCTCCAGCATCGGCGGCCTGGGTACGACCCACTTTGCACCGATTGTGAACGCGCCTGAAGTCGCGATCCTTGGTGTCTCCAAGTCCGCGATGGAGCCAGTGTGGAATGGTAAAGAGTTCGTACCGCGTCTGATGATGCCGATCTCTCTGTCCTTCGACCACCGCGTGATTGACGGTGCTGATGGTGCGCGTTTCATTACCATCATTAACAATATGCTGTCTGACATTCGCCGCCTGGTGATGTAA
- a CDS encoding DUF2950 family protein — MKKVLLSTLLLSLPLMSYAQQMFATPDEAASSFARAIADNNDAQMTTLLGDNWRQFLPPEGADPEAIARFNRDWKVSHQIVQQGNVAHLNVGQENWQLPIPIVKASKGWHFDMSAAQDEILTRTIGRNELSAIQAMRAYVDAQYDYWQRKQAFASRIISHAGQQDGLYWPVKPGETPSPLGPAFSPESPGEGYHGYYFRIIASDNAKGFALLAWPVTWGETGVMSFMVSQDDRVYQTNLGEDSGLKAIAIEKFTPHEPWKPVE; from the coding sequence ATGAAAAAAGTACTGTTAAGCACCCTGCTGCTCTCGCTTCCGTTAATGAGCTACGCCCAGCAGATGTTCGCCACGCCAGACGAGGCCGCCAGCTCTTTTGCCCGTGCAATTGCCGACAATAACGATGCGCAAATGACTACCCTGTTAGGCGATAACTGGCGACAGTTTTTGCCCCCTGAAGGCGCGGACCCCGAAGCCATTGCGCGCTTTAACCGCGACTGGAAAGTCAGCCACCAGATTGTGCAACAAGGTAATGTCGCTCACCTGAACGTCGGCCAGGAGAACTGGCAGTTGCCCATCCCCATCGTGAAGGCGAGTAAAGGCTGGCATTTTGATATGTCTGCCGCGCAGGATGAGATCCTCACGCGCACGATTGGCCGCAATGAACTCTCGGCGATACAGGCCATGCGTGCCTATGTCGACGCCCAGTATGACTACTGGCAGCGCAAACAAGCATTTGCCAGCCGAATTATCAGCCATGCAGGTCAACAGGACGGTCTCTACTGGCCGGTAAAACCAGGTGAAACGCCCAGTCCCTTAGGGCCGGCTTTCAGTCCTGAGTCACCTGGCGAAGGGTATCACGGCTATTATTTCCGCATTATTGCCAGCGATAACGCGAAAGGATTTGCGCTGCTTGCCTGGCCGGTGACCTGGGGCGAAACGGGTGTGATGAGCTTCATGGTAAGTCAGGACGACCGGGTGTATCAGACGAATTTAGGGGAAGATAGCGGGCTAAAAGCCATCGCCATAGAGAAATTTACGCCACACGAGCCGTGGAAGCCGGTGGAGTAG
- the acnB gene encoding bifunctional aconitate hydratase 2/2-methylisocitrate dehydratase: MLEEYRKHVAERAAEGIVPKPLDATQMAALVELLKAPPAGEEEFLLDLLINRVPPGVDEAAYVKASFLAAVAKGETTSPLITPEKAIELLGTMQGGYNIHPLIDALDDAKLAPIAAKALSHTLLMFDNFYDVEEKAKAGNEYAKQVMQSWAEAEWFLSRPPLAEKMTVTVFKVTGETNTDDLSPAPDAWSRPDIPLHALAMLKNAREGIEPDQPGVVGPIKQIEALASKGYPLAYVGDVVGTGSSRKSATNSVLWFMGDDIPHVPNKRGGGLCLGGKIAPIFFNTMEDAGALPIEVDVSNLNMGDVIDVYPFKGEVRNHETGELLASFELKTDVLIDEVRAGGRIPLIIGRGLTTKAREALGLPHSDVFRQAKDVAESSRGYSLAQKMVGRACGVAGIRPGAYCEPKMTSVGSQDTTGPMTRDELKDLACLGFSADLVMQSFCHTAAYPKPVDVTTHHTLPDFIMNRGGVSLRPGDGVIHSWLNRMLLPDTVGTGGDSHTRFPIGISFPAGSGLVAFAAATGVMPLDMPESVLVRFKGKMQPGITLRDLVHAIPLYAIKQGLLTVEKKGKKNIFSGRILEIEGLPDLKVEQAFELTDASAERSAAGCTIKLNKEPIVEYLTSNIVLLKWMIAEGYGDRRTLERRIQGMEKWLADPQLLEADADAEYAAVIDIDLADIKEPILCAPNDPDDARLLSDVQGDKIDEVFIGSCMTNIGHFRAAGKLLDAHKGQLPTRLWVAPPTRMDAAQLTEEGYYSVFGKSGARIEIPGCSLCMGNQARVADGATVVSTSTRNFPNRLGTGANVYLASAELAAVAALIGKLPTPEEYQTYVAQVDKTAVDTYRYLNFDQLSQYTEKADGVIFQTAV, from the coding sequence GTGCTAGAAGAATACCGTAAGCACGTAGCAGAACGTGCCGCCGAGGGGATTGTGCCCAAACCCTTAGATGCAACCCAAATGGCCGCGCTCGTCGAGCTGCTGAAAGCACCGCCTGCGGGCGAAGAAGAATTCCTGTTAGACCTGTTGATCAACCGTGTTCCCCCGGGCGTCGATGAAGCCGCCTATGTCAAAGCCAGTTTCCTCGCTGCCGTCGCGAAAGGCGAAACGACTTCCCCACTGATTACGCCTGAAAAAGCGATTGAACTGCTCGGCACCATGCAGGGTGGTTACAACATTCATCCGCTGATTGACGCTCTGGACGATGCAAAACTGGCGCCGATTGCCGCCAAAGCGCTCTCCCATACGCTGCTGATGTTCGATAACTTCTATGACGTAGAAGAAAAAGCCAAAGCAGGGAACGAATATGCGAAGCAGGTGATGCAGTCCTGGGCGGAGGCCGAATGGTTCCTGAGCCGTCCGCCGCTGGCTGAAAAAATGACCGTCACCGTTTTCAAAGTCACCGGTGAAACCAATACCGATGACCTGTCTCCTGCACCTGATGCGTGGTCTCGTCCGGATATCCCGCTGCACGCGTTAGCGATGCTGAAAAACGCCCGTGAAGGCATTGAGCCGGATCAGCCGGGTGTCGTTGGCCCAATCAAACAGATCGAAGCCCTGGCGAGTAAAGGTTACCCGCTGGCTTACGTCGGTGACGTCGTCGGGACCGGTTCTTCACGTAAATCCGCCACCAACTCCGTGCTGTGGTTCATGGGTGACGACATTCCGCACGTGCCGAACAAGCGCGGCGGCGGTCTGTGCCTCGGCGGTAAAATCGCCCCTATCTTCTTCAACACCATGGAAGATGCAGGCGCACTGCCGATCGAAGTGGATGTGTCAAACCTGAACATGGGTGATGTGATTGACGTTTACCCGTTCAAAGGGGAAGTACGTAACCATGAAACCGGCGAACTGCTGGCAAGCTTTGAACTGAAAACTGACGTGCTGATTGATGAAGTGCGTGCCGGTGGCCGTATCCCACTGATCATCGGTCGCGGTCTGACCACCAAAGCGCGTGAAGCGCTGGGTCTGCCGCACTCAGACGTTTTCCGTCAGGCGAAAGATGTGGCGGAAAGCAGCCGTGGTTACTCGCTGGCGCAGAAAATGGTGGGTCGTGCGTGCGGCGTAGCCGGTATCCGTCCGGGAGCGTACTGCGAGCCGAAGATGACCTCCGTAGGTTCTCAGGATACCACTGGCCCAATGACCCGTGACGAACTGAAGGACCTGGCGTGCCTGGGCTTCTCTGCGGACCTGGTGATGCAGTCTTTCTGTCACACCGCCGCCTATCCGAAGCCGGTTGACGTCACCACGCACCACACGCTGCCTGACTTTATTATGAACCGCGGCGGTGTTTCGCTGCGTCCGGGTGATGGCGTGATCCACTCCTGGCTGAACCGTATGCTGTTGCCGGATACCGTCGGTACGGGTGGTGACTCCCATACCCGTTTCCCGATTGGTATCTCCTTCCCGGCGGGCTCGGGCCTGGTGGCGTTTGCTGCGGCGACCGGCGTGATGCCGCTGGATATGCCGGAATCGGTGCTGGTGCGCTTCAAAGGCAAAATGCAGCCGGGTATTACCCTGCGCGATCTGGTACACGCCATTCCGCTGTATGCGATCAAACAGGGTCTGCTGACCGTTGAGAAAAAAGGCAAGAAGAACATCTTCTCTGGTCGTATTCTCGAAATCGAAGGTCTGCCGGATCTGAAAGTCGAGCAGGCGTTTGAGCTGACCGATGCATCCGCCGAGCGTTCTGCGGCAGGTTGCACCATCAAGCTGAACAAAGAGCCGATCGTGGAATACCTGACCTCCAACATCGTTCTGCTGAAGTGGATGATCGCAGAAGGCTACGGCGACCGTCGTACGCTGGAACGTCGTATTCAGGGGATGGAAAAATGGCTGGCCGATCCGCAACTGCTGGAAGCCGATGCTGACGCAGAGTACGCGGCGGTGATCGACATCGATCTGGCGGATATCAAAGAGCCTATCCTTTGTGCACCGAACGATCCGGACGATGCGCGTCTGCTCTCTGATGTTCAGGGCGATAAAATCGACGAAGTGTTCATTGGTTCCTGCATGACCAACATTGGTCACTTCCGTGCGGCCGGCAAGCTGCTGGATGCGCACAAAGGCCAGTTGCCGACGCGTCTGTGGGTGGCGCCGCCAACCCGTATGGATGCGGCACAGCTGACCGAAGAGGGCTACTACAGCGTCTTTGGTAAGAGCGGTGCGCGTATTGAAATCCCGGGCTGTTCACTGTGCATGGGTAACCAGGCGCGTGTCGCAGACGGCGCGACGGTGGTATCGACTTCTACGCGTAACTTCCCGAACCGTTTAGGTACCGGTGCGAACGTCTACCTGGCGTCTGCGGAGCTGGCGGCGGTTGCGGCACTGATCGGTAAATTGCCGACGCCGGAAGAGTACCAGACCTATGTGGCGCAGGTGGATAAAACGGCAGTCGACACCTATCGTTATCTGAACTTTGACCAGCTCTCTCAATACACTGAGAAAGCGGACGGTGTGATTTTCCAGACCGCCGTGTAA
- the yacL gene encoding protein YacL, producing MDYEFLRDVTGRVLVRMSMGHEVVGHWFNEEVKENLALLDEVEQAAHAAKGSERSWQRAGHEYTLWMDGEEVMIRANQLEFTGDEMEEGMNYYDEESLSLCGVEDFLQVVNAYREFLRQS from the coding sequence ATGGATTACGAATTTCTGCGCGATGTTACCGGTCGGGTTTTGGTGCGCATGTCCATGGGTCACGAAGTGGTCGGGCACTGGTTTAATGAAGAAGTGAAAGAAAACCTGGCCCTGCTGGACGAAGTGGAACAGGCGGCTCACGCGGCGAAAGGCAGCGAACGTTCCTGGCAACGGGCGGGGCATGAATATACGCTCTGGATGGACGGCGAAGAGGTGATGATCCGCGCCAACCAGCTGGAGTTTACCGGCGACGAAATGGAAGAAGGGATGAATTACTACGATGAAGAAAGCCTGTCGCTGTGCGGCGTCGAGGATTTCCTGCAGGTGGTAAACGCCTATCGGGAATTTCTGCGTCAATCCTGA
- a CDS encoding DUF3300 domain-containing protein yields the protein MTLPFKPHVLALICSAGLLAASSVLYVKSRTPEAPTLPTPPIAAQPLAPAEATPVAKVSFTTAQIDQWVAPIALYPDPLLSQVLMASTYPANVVQAAQWSRDNPTRQGDAAIQAVANQPWDPSVKSLVAFPQLMTLMGENTEWVQNLGDAFLAQPQDVMDSVQRLRLLAQQTGSLKSTPQQTVTSTPKKSVAAAPSTISSATKSSAVSAAPASTVIKIEPADPQVVYVPSYNPATVYGTWPNTAYPPVYLPPTPGEQFAGSFVKGFGYSLGVATTYALFSNIDWDDDDHHHDDDHHHDDDHRDGHGYQHNGDNININVDNFNRISGQNLKTQNITWQHNPAWRGGVPYQNGTTAPRFHPTDVSGGLSATQQPAATASRDSQRQAAMAQLQQRHPDASKALAQQPTATTRDAQRKAAAQQLNQVAQRNNYRGYDDNSNSARRQNAQQTLKQSTTTAQQLHRDDLRAKAQQRPISQPQRETVRQRVESSSPQQRQAFQQNHANVFSGNDSRSPNWQSQQQRGQESRRLSNISNEQRAHMRERASEHHEFRRR from the coding sequence ATGACGTTGCCCTTTAAACCCCACGTGCTTGCGTTGATCTGTAGCGCCGGACTACTTGCTGCTTCAAGCGTGCTGTATGTCAAAAGCCGCACACCGGAAGCCCCTACGCTGCCCACGCCCCCCATTGCTGCGCAACCGCTCGCGCCAGCCGAAGCGACTCCCGTTGCGAAAGTGAGCTTTACCACGGCGCAAATCGATCAATGGGTCGCGCCGATCGCCCTCTATCCGGACCCGCTGCTTTCGCAGGTTCTGATGGCCTCGACCTATCCGGCTAACGTCGTCCAGGCAGCACAATGGTCGCGCGATAATCCGACACGGCAAGGCGATGCCGCCATTCAGGCTGTCGCAAACCAGCCGTGGGATCCCAGCGTGAAGTCGCTGGTCGCCTTTCCGCAACTTATGACGCTGATGGGGGAAAACACGGAGTGGGTGCAAAACCTCGGTGATGCATTTCTGGCGCAACCGCAGGATGTGATGGACTCCGTGCAACGCCTGCGCTTACTGGCCCAGCAGACCGGCTCGCTGAAATCTACGCCGCAGCAGACGGTGACCAGCACGCCGAAAAAGAGCGTCGCGGCAGCCCCCTCAACCATCTCCTCCGCAACAAAATCCAGCGCCGTTTCCGCCGCCCCAGCCTCCACGGTAATTAAAATTGAACCTGCAGATCCGCAGGTGGTGTACGTCCCCAGCTATAATCCCGCTACGGTTTATGGCACCTGGCCCAACACCGCATACCCGCCGGTGTATCTCCCGCCTACGCCAGGCGAGCAGTTCGCTGGCAGTTTTGTTAAAGGGTTCGGCTACAGCCTGGGCGTCGCCACCACCTATGCGCTGTTCAGCAATATCGACTGGGATGACGACGATCATCACCACGATGACGATCACCATCATGATGACGATCATCGCGACGGTCACGGTTATCAACACAATGGCGATAACATCAATATCAACGTCGATAACTTCAACCGCATCTCCGGACAGAATCTGAAAACACAGAACATAACCTGGCAGCACAACCCGGCCTGGCGCGGCGGCGTACCGTATCAGAATGGCACGACCGCCCCGCGTTTCCACCCGACCGACGTCAGCGGCGGTCTCAGCGCTACACAGCAGCCTGCTGCGACGGCATCCCGCGACAGCCAGCGTCAGGCAGCGATGGCACAACTGCAACAGCGTCATCCGGATGCGTCTAAAGCGCTGGCTCAGCAACCGACAGCCACAACGCGTGATGCCCAGCGCAAAGCGGCCGCTCAACAGTTGAATCAGGTTGCCCAACGCAATAACTATCGCGGCTATGACGACAACAGCAACAGCGCGCGTCGTCAGAATGCGCAACAGACCTTGAAACAATCGACTACGACAGCGCAACAACTGCATCGTGACGATCTCAGGGCCAAAGCGCAGCAACGCCCGATTTCACAACCGCAGCGGGAGACGGTACGTCAGCGCGTCGAATCCTCCTCGCCACAGCAGCGTCAGGCGTTTCAGCAAAACCATGCGAATGTATTTAGCGGTAACGACAGCCGTTCGCCGAACTGGCAATCGCAGCAGCAGCGCGGTCAGGAAAGCCGCCGTCTGAGTAACATCAGTAATGAGCAACGAGCCCACATGCGCGAACGCGCATCTGAACACCATGAATTTCGCCGTCGTTAA
- a CDS encoding IS3 family transposase (programmed frameshift) — protein sequence MAKPKYSPETKLAVVNHYLSGKDGEERTADRFGVERTSVRRWVRAWQLHGMEGLSGKNKHHSAEFKLVVVRAVIRDHLTMREAAARFNLSAETLVRHWVCVYNDAGAEGLLNIQRGRPGKMTKQKIPPSPTDKELEKLSPEELRAELRYLRAENAYPKKVEGLGSERKKRQQALIISELRHKHALRDLLRAAGMSRSTWYYNMNALKQVDRHAGLKDKIREIYAWHKGRYGYRRITLSLRKQGLLVNHKTVQRLMTELSLRSLIRAKKYRSWKGETGKAAPNILSRNFSASKANEKWVTDVTEFSLQGKKLYLSPVLDLFNREIISYSLSERPVMEMVNTMLRDAFLKLGPDDAPLLHTDQGWQYRMAGYQAKLKAQGMTQSMSRKGNCLDNAVMENFFGTLKSECFYLSQFSNISELRKAIEDYIRYYNNERISLKLKGLSPVEYRAQALKAA from the exons ATGGCAAAGCCAAAATATTCCCCTGAAACAAAACTGGCTGTGGTTAATCATTATTTGTCCGGAAAAGACGGAGAAGAGCGTACAGCCGACCGTTTTGGTGTTGAAAGAACTTCCGTCCGTCGCTGGGTCAGGGCGTGGCAACTCCACGGTATGGAAGGGCTGTCAGGGAAAAATAAACATCATTCAGCTGAATTTAAACTCGTCGTCGTCCGGGCGGTTATCCGTGACCACCTGACGATGCGTGAAGCAGCTGCCCGGTTTAATCTCTCTGCAGAAACGCTTGTCCGACACTGGGTCTGCGTGTACAACGATGCCGGAGCGGAAGGACTGCTAAACATTCAACGCGGGCGGCCTGGAAAAATGACAAAACAAAAAATCCCCCCATCCCCTACAGATAAAGAACTGGAAAAACTCTCCCCCGAAGAACTCCGGGCTGAACTCCGTTACCTGCGGGCAGAGAATGCCTATC CTAAAAAAGTTGAAGGCCTTGGTTCAGAGCGAAAAAAACGGCAGCAAGCCCTGATAATCAGTGAACTGAGGCATAAGCACGCTCTGCGAGACCTCCTGCGCGCGGCAGGCATGTCCCGCAGTACATGGTATTACAATATGAATGCCCTGAAGCAGGTGGACAGGCATGCCGGGCTGAAAGATAAAATCCGTGAGATATACGCCTGGCACAAAGGCCGTTATGGCTACCGCAGGATCACGCTTTCGCTGAGAAAGCAGGGTCTGCTGGTGAACCATAAAACCGTGCAGCGGCTGATGACAGAGCTGTCGCTCCGGTCTCTGATAAGGGCGAAGAAATACCGCTCATGGAAGGGGGAAACAGGCAAGGCAGCCCCCAATATCCTGAGCAGGAACTTCAGTGCATCAAAAGCCAATGAAAAATGGGTTACGGATGTTACAGAGTTCTCGCTGCAGGGTAAAAAGCTGTACCTGTCGCCGGTACTCGATCTTTTTAACCGGGAAATAATCTCCTACAGCCTGTCGGAAAGGCCGGTGATGGAGATGGTTAATACCATGCTGCGGGATGCGTTCTTAAAGCTCGGACCAGACGACGCCCCCTTGCTGCACACAGATCAGGGCTGGCAATATCGGATGGCAGGCTATCAGGCAAAGTTAAAGGCGCAGGGCATGACGCAAAGTATGTCCCGAAAAGGAAACTGTCTGGATAATGCCGTGATGGAAAACTTCTTCGGGACGCTGAAATCGGAGTGTTTTTACCTGAGTCAGTTCAGCAATATCAGCGAACTGAGGAAGGCGATAGAGGATTATATCCGTTACTACAACAACGAGCGGATAAGCCTGAAACTAAAAGGCCTGAGTCCGGTAGAGTACCGGGCCCAGGCTCTGAAGGCCGCTTAA